The Tripterygium wilfordii isolate XIE 37 chromosome 17, ASM1340144v1, whole genome shotgun sequence genome has a window encoding:
- the LOC119982119 gene encoding protein transport Sec1a-like isoform X1, with protein MSFSDSESSSHGGSGEYKFFRQTCRDRLLYEMLGSSNAPNSKSWKVLIMDKVTVKVMSHSCKMADITDQGVSLVEDLFRRREPMPSMDVIYFIQPSKENVVMFLSDMSGREPLYKKAFVFFSSSVPKELVNHIKCDTSVLPRIGALREMNLEYFPIDNQAFITDHERALEDLYGEDVEKSRKFDACLNTMATRIATVFASLKELPFVRYRIAKSDDCKASSRDLVPTKLASAIWNCLLKYKAIPNFPQTETCELLILDRSVDQIAPVIHEWTYDAMCHDLLDMDGNKYVLEVPSKTGGQPEKKEVLLEDHDPVWLELRHSHIADASERLHDKMTNFVSNNKAAQMQQKARDGGELSTRDLQKIVQALPKYGEQVDKLSLHVEIAGRVNKIIRDTGLRELGQLEQDLVFGDAGAKDVINFLRTKQDASPEYKLRLLMIYACVYPEKFEGDKGTKLMQLAKLSREDMKVVENMKLLAGSSETKKASSGSFSLKFDGAKTKQAARKDRTGEEETWQLFRFYPMIEELIENLNKGALPKNEYACVNDPSPTAQAATTSGSVRSRQAPAAPERKTPAHSMRSRRTSTWARPNHSDDGYSSDSALKSVSLDFKKMGQRIFIFIIGGATRSELRVCHKLTKSLRREVVLGSSSLDDPPQYITRLKLLSEKDLSADGHVF; from the exons ATGTCGTTTTCGGACTCTGAGTCGTCCTCTCATGGCGGCAGCGGAGAGTACAAGTTCTTTCGTCAAACCTGCCGTGATC GGTTGTTATATGAGATGCTCGGATCAAGTAATGCGCCAAATTCAAAATCTTGGAAG GTACTTATCATGGATAAAGTTACAGTGAAAGTCATGTCTCACTCTTGTAAAATGGCAGATATCACAGATCAAGGAGTTTCAT TGGTAGAAGATCTTTTCAGGAGAAGGGAACCAATGCCCTCCATGGATGTGATATACTTTATCCAGCCATCAAAAGAAAA TGTTGTCATGTTCCTATCTGACATGTCTGGAAGGGAGCCTTTGTACAAAAA AGCATTTGTATTTTTCAGTTCATCAGTCCCGAAGGAATTGGTTAATCACATTAAATGTGACACAAGTGTATTACCCCGCATAGGTGCATTGCGAGAG ATGAATTTGGAGTACTTTCCTATAGATAATCAG GCATTTATCACTGATCATGAAAGAGCATTGGAGGACCTCTATGGTGAAGATGTTGAAAAGTCTCGGAAGTTTGATGCTTGTTTGAATACTATGGCAACTCGAATTGCAACAGTTTTTGCCTCATTGAAG gAGCTACCATTTGTTCGGTATCGCATTGCCAAGTCTGATGATTGCAAAGCGTCATCTCGTGATTTGGTTCCTACAAAACTTGCTTCAGCAATTTGGAACTGTCTTTTAAAATATAAAGCGATTCCCAACTTTCCACAGACTGAAACGTGCGAGCTGCTGATCTTAGATAGATCTGTTGATCAG ATTGCTCCTGTCATACATGAATGGACATATGATGCGATGTGCCATGATCTACTCGATATGGATGGAAATAAATATGTGCTCGAG GTTCCCAGTAAAACTGGAGGTCAACCTGAGAAAAAGGAGGTCCTTTTAGAAGATCATGATCCGGTTTGGCTTGAACTTCGCCATTCACATATTGCAGAT GCTAGTGAAAGGTTGCATGACAAGATGACAAACTTCGTTTCAAACAACAAAGCTGCTCAAATGCAACAAAAAGCAAG AGATGGTGGTGAATTATCAACAAGAGACTTGCAGAAAATTGTTCAAGCTCTGCCGAAATATGGTGAACAAGTTGACAAGCTTTCCCTCCATGTGGAG ATTGCTGGAAGAGTTAACAAAATTATCAGAGACACAGGACTTCGAGAACTTGGGCAGCTGGAGCAAGACCTTGTTTTTGGGGATGCAGGAGCCAAGGATGTGATTAATTTTCTGAGGACAAAACAG GATGCTAGCCCCGAATATAAGCTGCGATTGTTGATGATTTATGCTTGTGTCTATCCTGAGAAGTTTGAGGGTGACAAAGGTACAAAACTTATGCAG TTGGCTAAATTATCACGTGAGGATATGAAGGTTGTGGAAAATATGAAATTGCTAGCTGGATCATCTGAAACCAAGAAGGCATCAAGTGGTAGTTTCTCTCTCAAGTTTGATGGAGCTAAG ACGAAGCAAGCGGCACGAAAAGATCGAACTGGTGAGGAAGAAACGTGGCAACTGTTTCGATTTTACCCTATGATAGAG GAGCTTATAGAGAATCTTAATAAAGGTGCCTTACCAAAGAATGAGTATGCATGCGTGAATGATCCAAGTCCAACTGCCCAGGCAGCCACCACAAGTGGATCTGTACGGTCCCGTCAAGCCCCCGCTGCTCCCGAAAGAAAAACTCCAGCACACTCTATGAGGTCAAGAAGAACGTCAACTTGGGCACGACCTAATCATTCTGATGATGGATACTCAAG TGATTCGGCTCTTAAAAGTGTGTCTTTGGATTTCAAGAAGATGGGACAgcgtattttcatttttatcattGGTGGAGCAACTCGCTCTGAG CTGCGAGTTTGTCACAAGCTCACCAAAAGCCTGAGGAGAGAAGTAGTACTAGGTTCTTCCAGCTTAGATGATCCTCCACAATATATAACG AGACTGAAGCTGCTATCAGAAAAAGATCTCTCAGCCGATGGCCATGTATTCTAA
- the LOC119982119 gene encoding protein transport Sec1a-like isoform X2, whose product MSHSCKMADITDQGVSLVEDLFRRREPMPSMDVIYFIQPSKENVVMFLSDMSGREPLYKKAFVFFSSSVPKELVNHIKCDTSVLPRIGALREMNLEYFPIDNQAFITDHERALEDLYGEDVEKSRKFDACLNTMATRIATVFASLKELPFVRYRIAKSDDCKASSRDLVPTKLASAIWNCLLKYKAIPNFPQTETCELLILDRSVDQIAPVIHEWTYDAMCHDLLDMDGNKYVLEVPSKTGGQPEKKEVLLEDHDPVWLELRHSHIADASERLHDKMTNFVSNNKAAQMQQKARDGGELSTRDLQKIVQALPKYGEQVDKLSLHVEIAGRVNKIIRDTGLRELGQLEQDLVFGDAGAKDVINFLRTKQDASPEYKLRLLMIYACVYPEKFEGDKGTKLMQLAKLSREDMKVVENMKLLAGSSETKKASSGSFSLKFDGAKTKQAARKDRTGEEETWQLFRFYPMIEELIENLNKGALPKNEYACVNDPSPTAQAATTSGSVRSRQAPAAPERKTPAHSMRSRRTSTWARPNHSDDGYSSDSALKSVSLDFKKMGQRIFIFIIGGATRSELRVCHKLTKSLRREVVLGSSSLDDPPQYITRLKLLSEKDLSADGHVF is encoded by the exons ATGTCTCACTCTTGTAAAATGGCAGATATCACAGATCAAGGAGTTTCAT TGGTAGAAGATCTTTTCAGGAGAAGGGAACCAATGCCCTCCATGGATGTGATATACTTTATCCAGCCATCAAAAGAAAA TGTTGTCATGTTCCTATCTGACATGTCTGGAAGGGAGCCTTTGTACAAAAA AGCATTTGTATTTTTCAGTTCATCAGTCCCGAAGGAATTGGTTAATCACATTAAATGTGACACAAGTGTATTACCCCGCATAGGTGCATTGCGAGAG ATGAATTTGGAGTACTTTCCTATAGATAATCAG GCATTTATCACTGATCATGAAAGAGCATTGGAGGACCTCTATGGTGAAGATGTTGAAAAGTCTCGGAAGTTTGATGCTTGTTTGAATACTATGGCAACTCGAATTGCAACAGTTTTTGCCTCATTGAAG gAGCTACCATTTGTTCGGTATCGCATTGCCAAGTCTGATGATTGCAAAGCGTCATCTCGTGATTTGGTTCCTACAAAACTTGCTTCAGCAATTTGGAACTGTCTTTTAAAATATAAAGCGATTCCCAACTTTCCACAGACTGAAACGTGCGAGCTGCTGATCTTAGATAGATCTGTTGATCAG ATTGCTCCTGTCATACATGAATGGACATATGATGCGATGTGCCATGATCTACTCGATATGGATGGAAATAAATATGTGCTCGAG GTTCCCAGTAAAACTGGAGGTCAACCTGAGAAAAAGGAGGTCCTTTTAGAAGATCATGATCCGGTTTGGCTTGAACTTCGCCATTCACATATTGCAGAT GCTAGTGAAAGGTTGCATGACAAGATGACAAACTTCGTTTCAAACAACAAAGCTGCTCAAATGCAACAAAAAGCAAG AGATGGTGGTGAATTATCAACAAGAGACTTGCAGAAAATTGTTCAAGCTCTGCCGAAATATGGTGAACAAGTTGACAAGCTTTCCCTCCATGTGGAG ATTGCTGGAAGAGTTAACAAAATTATCAGAGACACAGGACTTCGAGAACTTGGGCAGCTGGAGCAAGACCTTGTTTTTGGGGATGCAGGAGCCAAGGATGTGATTAATTTTCTGAGGACAAAACAG GATGCTAGCCCCGAATATAAGCTGCGATTGTTGATGATTTATGCTTGTGTCTATCCTGAGAAGTTTGAGGGTGACAAAGGTACAAAACTTATGCAG TTGGCTAAATTATCACGTGAGGATATGAAGGTTGTGGAAAATATGAAATTGCTAGCTGGATCATCTGAAACCAAGAAGGCATCAAGTGGTAGTTTCTCTCTCAAGTTTGATGGAGCTAAG ACGAAGCAAGCGGCACGAAAAGATCGAACTGGTGAGGAAGAAACGTGGCAACTGTTTCGATTTTACCCTATGATAGAG GAGCTTATAGAGAATCTTAATAAAGGTGCCTTACCAAAGAATGAGTATGCATGCGTGAATGATCCAAGTCCAACTGCCCAGGCAGCCACCACAAGTGGATCTGTACGGTCCCGTCAAGCCCCCGCTGCTCCCGAAAGAAAAACTCCAGCACACTCTATGAGGTCAAGAAGAACGTCAACTTGGGCACGACCTAATCATTCTGATGATGGATACTCAAG TGATTCGGCTCTTAAAAGTGTGTCTTTGGATTTCAAGAAGATGGGACAgcgtattttcatttttatcattGGTGGAGCAACTCGCTCTGAG CTGCGAGTTTGTCACAAGCTCACCAAAAGCCTGAGGAGAGAAGTAGTACTAGGTTCTTCCAGCTTAGATGATCCTCCACAATATATAACG AGACTGAAGCTGCTATCAGAAAAAGATCTCTCAGCCGATGGCCATGTATTCTAA
- the LOC119982950 gene encoding vestitone reductase-like isoform X2 → MEGSRGKVCVTGGTGYIGSWLVMKLLEHGYSVNTTMRPDPDLNNPGSFDAAIEGCIGVFHTAAFVDLTNSKPEEEVTRTAVKGVLGILKACSKSKTVKRIIHVSSQAAVVFNGKEADIMDESFWTDIDYVKDVLKFDESYYVSKTLAEKAAIDFAEEHGLDLVTVNPPFVSGPFICPQLPDSVQNTLAILFGKEDMYPGLCNTSMVHIDDVVRALIFLFENPDAKGRYNCSSVLITLQEMAEHFTAKYPEFKIPAIESLKEVKGLTVPGLSSRKLLDSGFKFKYGLEEIYVGAIQCCKEKGYL, encoded by the exons ATGGAAGGAAGTAGAGGTAAAGTTTGTGTGACAGGTGGTACTGGGTACATCGGGTCATGGTTGGTAATGAAGCTTCTTGAGCATGGTTACTCGGTCAATACAACCATGAGACCTGACCCAG ATCTCAATAATCCAGGCAGTTTCGATGCTGCCATTGAAGGATGCATTGGTGTGTTTCATACTGCTGCATTTGTTGATCTTACTAATAGTAAACCTGAGGAAGAAGTGACCAGAACTGCCGTAAAGGGAGTGTTAGGAATTTTGAAGGCATGTTCAAAATCAAAAACAGTGAAACGAATTATACATGTTTCTAGTCAAGCGGCAGTAGTTTTTAATGGCAAGGAGGCAGACATAATGGATGAGAGTTTTTGGACTGATATAGATTATGTTAAGGATGTACTCAAATTTGACGAGTCTTATTATGTTTCCAAGACGTTAGCTGAAAAGGCGGCTATTGATTTTGCCGAAGAACATGGCTTGGATCTTGTGACGGTAAATCCTCCTTTTGTTTCCGGTCCCTTCATTTGTCCTCAGTTGCCTGACTCGGTGCAGAACACACTGGCTATTTTGTTTG GTAAAGAGGATATGTATCCGGGTCTCTGTAATACATCTATGGTGCACATAGATGATGTGGTTAGGGCACTTATCTTCCTTTTCGAAAATCCAGATGCAAAAGGGAGGTATAATTGTTCTTCAGTCTTAATAACTCTTCAAGAGATGGCTGAACATTTTACGGCCAAATATCCAGAGTTCAAAATCCCAGCAATTGA ATCTTTGAAGGAGGTTAAAGGTCTTACAGTACCAGGTCTGTCATCAAGGAAACTCTTGGATTCTGGTTTTAAATTTAAGTATGGGCTGGAAGAAATATATGTTGGTGCTATCCAGTGCTGCAAAGAAAAGGGTTATCTATGA
- the LOC119983018 gene encoding transducin beta-like protein 2: protein MEPVVPIAVLSVLIGAVIAFLFFWNYFLQRKSEVRSIAKPELHSDPKKHTKPAQPVSRKSHPKSHSHHASDKDQNKRHHPLDLNTLKGHGDLVSGLCFSSDGRSLATACADGVVRVFKLDDASSKSFKFLRINLPAGGHPLAVAFSDDSSAVVVASQTLSGCSLYMYGEEKPKNPNESTQQTKRPLPEIKWEQHKIHDKQAILTLEGRRATYGSADGSTIVASCSEGTDIKLWHGRTGKNLGSVDTNQLKNTMATISPNGRFIAAAAFTADVKVWEIVYSKDGSVKEVLKVMQLKGHKSAVTWLCFTPNSEQIITASKDGSIRVWNINVRYHLDEDPKTLKVFPIPLHDLNGATLQYDRLSISPDGKILVATHGSTIQWLCPETGKVLDTAEKAHDGDITCICWAPRTIAMGDGQVLVLATASIDKKVKLWAAPSPQRDSS, encoded by the exons ATGGAGCCTGTTGTTCCAATTGCAGTGCTGTCGGTTCTGATTGGAGCTGTTATcgctttccttttcttctggaATTACTTTCTCCAGAGAAAATCCGAGGTCCGTTCCATAGCCAAACCGGAGCTCCATTCGGATCCGAAGAAGCATACAAAACCTGCTCAACCAGTCTCCAGGAAATCTCACCCCAAGTCTCACTCTCATCACGCCTCCGATAAG GATCAAAACAAGCGACATCATCCGTTAGATTTGAACACTTTGAAAGGTCATGGGGATTTGGTGTCAGGACTATGTTTCTCTTCTGATGGGCGGAGTTTAGCAACTG CCTGTGCCGATGGAGTGGTCAGGGTATTCAAGTTGGATGATGCTTCAAGTAAAAGTTTCAA GTTTCTTAGAATTAATTTGCCTGCTGGAGGTCATCCATTGGCAGTCGCATTTTCCGATGATTCTTCCGCTGTAGTTGTCGCTTCCCAAACACTTTCTGGTTGCTCTTTATATATGTATGGagaagaaaaacccaaaaatccTAATGAATCAACGCAGCAAACCAAGCGTCCTCTACCAGAAATCAAATGGGAACAACACAAAATTCATGATAAGCAGGCTATTCTGACCCTGGAAGGAAGGAGAGCAACTTATGGCAGTGCTGATGGGAGTACAATAGTTGCCTCTTGCTCGGAAG GGACTGACATTAAACTTTGGCATGGAAGAACAGGGAAGAATTTGGGAAGTGTTGACACAAATCAACTGAAAAACACTATGGCTACTATATCTCCAAATGGACGTTTTATTGCAGCTGCAGCTTTTACTGCAGATGTGAAG GTCTGGGAAATTGTATACTCAAAGGATGGTTCCGTCAAGGAGGTTTTAAAAGTAATGCAGCTCAAAGGGCATAAG AGTGCAGTAACTTGGTTGTGCTTTACTCCAAACTCGGAGCAAATTATTACAGCATCCAAGGATGGTTCAATAAGAGTTTGGAACATTAATG TGCGCTATCATCTTGATGAGGATCCGAAGACTCTTAAGGTTTTTCCAATTCCACTTCATGATTTGAATGGTGCTACTTTGCAATATGATCGTCTCAGCATTTCTCCTGATGGAAAGATTTTGGTGGCAACTCATGGCTCAACAATACAATGGTTGTGCCCTGAAACTGGAAAGGTTTTAGACACAGCTGAGAAAGCCCATGATG GTGACATCACATGCATTTGTTGGGCTCCTAGGACCATCGCAATGG GTGATGGACAGGTCTTGGTTTTAGCCACGGCCAGTATTGACAAGAAAGTAAAATTGTGGGCGGCACCATCACCACAACGGGATTCATCTTAA
- the LOC119982950 gene encoding vestitone reductase-like isoform X1 yields MEGSRGKVCVTGGTGYIGSWLVMKLLEHGYSVNTTMRPDPEHKRDISYLKNLPGASEKLQIFEADLNNPGSFDAAIEGCIGVFHTAAFVDLTNSKPEEEVTRTAVKGVLGILKACSKSKTVKRIIHVSSQAAVVFNGKEADIMDESFWTDIDYVKDVLKFDESYYVSKTLAEKAAIDFAEEHGLDLVTVNPPFVSGPFICPQLPDSVQNTLAILFGKEDMYPGLCNTSMVHIDDVVRALIFLFENPDAKGRYNCSSVLITLQEMAEHFTAKYPEFKIPAIESLKEVKGLTVPGLSSRKLLDSGFKFKYGLEEIYVGAIQCCKEKGYL; encoded by the exons ATGGAAGGAAGTAGAGGTAAAGTTTGTGTGACAGGTGGTACTGGGTACATCGGGTCATGGTTGGTAATGAAGCTTCTTGAGCATGGTTACTCGGTCAATACAACCATGAGACCTGACCCAG AACATAAGAGAGACATTAGCTACCTCAAAAATCTTCCAGGAGCATCTGAGAAGCTCCAAATCTTTGAAGCAGATCTCAATAATCCAGGCAGTTTCGATGCTGCCATTGAAGGATGCATTGGTGTGTTTCATACTGCTGCATTTGTTGATCTTACTAATAGTAAACCTGAGGAAGAAGTGACCAGAACTGCCGTAAAGGGAGTGTTAGGAATTTTGAAGGCATGTTCAAAATCAAAAACAGTGAAACGAATTATACATGTTTCTAGTCAAGCGGCAGTAGTTTTTAATGGCAAGGAGGCAGACATAATGGATGAGAGTTTTTGGACTGATATAGATTATGTTAAGGATGTACTCAAATTTGACGAGTCTTATTATGTTTCCAAGACGTTAGCTGAAAAGGCGGCTATTGATTTTGCCGAAGAACATGGCTTGGATCTTGTGACGGTAAATCCTCCTTTTGTTTCCGGTCCCTTCATTTGTCCTCAGTTGCCTGACTCGGTGCAGAACACACTGGCTATTTTGTTTG GTAAAGAGGATATGTATCCGGGTCTCTGTAATACATCTATGGTGCACATAGATGATGTGGTTAGGGCACTTATCTTCCTTTTCGAAAATCCAGATGCAAAAGGGAGGTATAATTGTTCTTCAGTCTTAATAACTCTTCAAGAGATGGCTGAACATTTTACGGCCAAATATCCAGAGTTCAAAATCCCAGCAATTGA ATCTTTGAAGGAGGTTAAAGGTCTTACAGTACCAGGTCTGTCATCAAGGAAACTCTTGGATTCTGGTTTTAAATTTAAGTATGGGCTGGAAGAAATATATGTTGGTGCTATCCAGTGCTGCAAAGAAAAGGGTTATCTATGA